A stretch of Alligator mississippiensis isolate rAllMis1 chromosome 14, rAllMis1, whole genome shotgun sequence DNA encodes these proteins:
- the NSUN5 gene encoding 28S rRNA (cytosine-C(5))-methyltransferase, whose translation MALYSAAASVLAGLQRREGSLKTLVYTSRFQNVKQLYALVSETLRYSAVLDSILASAALLKAEKKLSPHLAKVLVYDLLFGKGLKCGGRLKVLMLKHRARLQAELARLKVWKKVNRNEDLLVPVPGVSPGMWQAPQVPRYVRVNTLKTTVEEVIDYFKRQGYAYLGKATSMKDLCSLSEKQFLLDLHLPDLLIFHPQLDFHKNYLYMAGHIVLQDKASCLPAFLLNPSLGSHVIDACAAPGNKTSHLAAILKNKGQIFAFDLDIMRLTTMSTMLVRAGATCYELANQDFLTVDPYDPKYREVKYILLDPSCTGSGMVNRLPGPEGPPSLERLQALAGFQRKVLTRALRFPGVQRLVYSTCSVHREENEDVVRDVLQEYGAAFRLVNVLPSWPQRGLATFLGSECCLRASPEETLTNGFFIAVLERKPEGDDIASSSILPVEAEASATASASAPAPAAASTAVSAPAAAAAPATKTAKVSEETVPRAARKKRRRAKRQRVK comes from the exons aTGGCGCTCTACAGCGCGGCCGCGtctgtcctggctgggctgcagcgcCGGGAGGGCTCCCTCAAGACCCTGGTGTACACCAGCCGCTTCCAG AACGTGAAGCAGCTGTACGCGCTGGTGTCCGAGACGCTGCGCTACTCGGCCGTGCTGGACTCCATCCTGGCCAGCGCCGCCCTGCTCAAGGCCGAGAAGAAGCTGTCCCCCCACCTGGCCAAG GTGCTGGTGTACGACCTGCTCTTCGGCAAAGGCCTGAAATGCGGAGGCCGCCTGAAAGTGTTGATGCTGAAGCATCGGGCCCGGCTGCAGGCTGAGCTGGCCCGTCTTAAGGTTTGGAAGAAGGTGAACCGCAATGAGGATCTGCTGGTGCCGGTCCCGGGGGTGAGCCCAGGCATGTGGCAAG CCCCTCAAGTGCCGCGTTATGTCCGCGTGAACACCCTGAAAACTACTGTGGAGGAGGTGATTGACTACTTCAAACGCCAGGGCTATGCCTATCTGGGCAAAGCAACCAG CATGAAGGACCTGTGTTCCCTCTCAGAGAAGCAATTCTTGTTGGATCTTCATCTGCCAGATCTGCTGATCTTCCATCCACAGTTAGATTTCCACAAGAACTATCTTTACATGGCAGGACACATTGTACTGCAAGATAAG gccagctgcctccctgctttCCTCTTGAATCCCTCCTTGGGCTCCCATGTGATTGATGCCTGTGCTGCCCCTGGAAACAAGACCAGCCATCTAGCTGCCATCCTGAAGAACAAGGG ACAGATCTTTGCCTTCGACCTGGACATCATGCGCTTGACCACCATGAGTACCATGCTGGTGCGGGCTGGGGCAACCTGCTATGAGCTGGCCAATCAAGACTTCCTGACAGTTGACCCTTATGACCCCAAATACCGTGAAGTGAAATACATTCTGCTGGATCCCTCATGCACTGGCTCAG GAATGGTGAACCGGCTGCCAGGCCCAGAGGGCCCCCCCAGCctggagagactgcaggcacTAGCTGGATTCCAGCGCAAGGTCCTGACCCGAGCGCTGCGGTTCCCTGGTGTGCAGCGCCTGGTGTATTCAACATGCTCTGTGCATCGAGAGGAGAATGAGGACGTAGTGCGGGATGTGCTTCAGGAATACGGAGCAGCCTTCAG ATTGGTGAATGTGCTGCCCTCTTGGCCCCAGCGAGGCCTTGCCACCTTCCTGGGGTCTGAGTGCTGCCTCCGAGCTTCCCCGGAAGAAACATTGACAAATGGTTTCTTCATCGCTGTGCTGGAGAGGAAGCCAGAGGGTGATGACATTGCCTCATCCAG CATCCTTCCTGTGGAGGCAGAGGCATCGGCAACAGCATCGGCATCAGCACCGGCACCGGCGGCAGCATCGACAGCGGTATCAGCACCGGCAGCGGCTGCTGCACCAGCAACTAAGACGGCTAAGGTTAGCGAGGAAACTGTCCCCCGTGCTGCCCGCAAGAAAAGGAGACGGGCAAAGCGACAGCGTGTGAAATGA
- the LOC132244810 gene encoding syncytin-A-like isoform X1 translates to MALISLYITLGYLSITQGGWEKNLYLQISHAVAQAGNKSDCWICSHSPAHLHQGIPMIGVPISLQQWGTINGGFIRHYSLAAHRSAPKEWRAAPANWIISPRVEVPFCYRSNNTGAYNKATPVGHYPHCLTTLDYSPSSTSGILLGNVPSLNCTGFMVYNFSKEPHVALIANRSEFYIHSNFTSCNISRSSRITAERGPSYTMHINRKCRIGHNNCRDLSTLSAPGLYWLCGNRAHKILPWNWVGACTLGCVIPGFEMHSAIYLEQVKNFNHHMKRAVNPLATRNTGFHRFVRTFIPWLGVRELELAIINISATMEAMGNATADAIQALQKEISQISQVTIQHRIALDYLLVSQGGVCALVNSTCCVYVNQDMRIETDIRKIRNQLRVLHQVASENTDWGLEEMWSWLTSWLPDFGALGKKILYGILFVLIVLIMFYVLMQLILCCVKASRGSFSKARKPTAESRIMVLQKCEQIERKHERLHDEIEGLMRMEI, encoded by the coding sequence atggcactgatatccttatatatcacacttgggtatctcagtatcacccaaggggggtgggagaaaaatttgtatttgcagatctcccatgcggtggctcaagctggaaataaaagtgactgctggatatgctctcacagcccagcacacctacaccaaggaatcccaatgatcggagtaccaatatccctccagcaatggggaacaataaacggcggcttcattagacactactcgttagctgcccatcggtccgctcctaaagaatggagggccgcccctgctaactggataatctccccaagagtagaggtgcctttctgttacagatccaacaacaccggagcttataataaagccacacctgtaggacactaccctcattgcctaactactctagattatagccctagtagcaccagtggaatcctgttgggtaacgtaccctctctcaattgtacaggattcatggtctacaacttttctaaggaacctcatgttgctctcattgcaaacagatcagaattttacattcactccaattttacttcttgtaatatatctcggtccagcagaataacagctgaacgtggaccgtcctatacgatgcatatcaatcgaaagtgccggatagggcacaacaactgccgagatttgagtaccctttctgccccaggcctttactggctctgcggaaacagggctcataaaatcttgccctggaattgggtgggggcatgcactcttggatgtgttatccctggtttcgaaatgcatagtgcaatatatctggaacaagtaaaaaatttcaaccatcacatgaaaagggcggttaaccccttagctaccagaaacacagggttccatcgatttgtgagaaccttcataccgtggcttggagtaagagaattggaactagccataattaacatttcagccacaatggaagctatgggaaatgccactgcggatgcaattcaggctctgcaaaaagagatctcccagatctcacaagtaactatacaacaccgcatagccctagattacctattggtatcccagggaggagtatgtgccttagtaaactccacctgttgtgtctatgtcaatcaggacatgcgaatcgaaactgacattcgcaaaatccgaaatcagttaagggtcctacatcaagtggcctcagaaaatactgactggggtctagaagaaatgtggtcttggctaacctcctggctcccagatttcggggcccttggcaagaaaatcctgtatggaatattgtttgtcttgatagttctgataatgttctatgtcttaatgcaactgatcctctgctgcgtgaaagccagcaggggaagctttagcaaggcaagaaaacccacagcagagtctagaataatggtgttacaaaagtgtgagcagattgaaagaaaacatgaaaggctgcatgatgaaatagaggggctcatgagaatggaaatttaa
- the LOC132244810 gene encoding uncharacterized protein LOC132244810 isoform X2, whose translation MAIKINVQLIQSSPGVVKPGETLTLTCIVSTYTISTGEHAKEAYMQFRDERFIKKTKKLSDTMKKVKCPGFVSDGDKQVEKHKPTTASEKKSYSAAEKILRISKDGG comes from the exons ATGGCCATCAAAATTAATG TGCAGCTGAtccagtccagcccaggggtggtgaaACCTGGAGAGACCCTCACTCTGACCTGCATTGTCTCCACTTACACCATCAGCACTGG AGAACATGCAAAGGAGGCCTATATGCAGTTTAGAGATGAACgtttcattaagaaaacaaagaagcTTTCGGATACCATGAAGAAAGTAAAATGTCCTGGATTTGTTTCTGATGGAGATAAACAGGTAGAAAAACATAAACCAACTACAGCATCAGAAAAGAAATCCTACTCTGCAGCCGAGAAAATTCTACGCATATCGAAGGATGGAGGATAG